Proteins encoded by one window of Salvia splendens isolate huo1 chromosome 7, SspV2, whole genome shotgun sequence:
- the LOC121810380 gene encoding uncharacterized protein LOC121810380, producing MAVWSAENATNAYLRAIKMGERNKEPDTAEFISALVAGTSARLMVVACSGAADCTTLALVAAAYQTGGQVVCIVGGASEVQQSRRALGESGADVKFVVGSAELLLAGEYREADCVVVDCRIRNCQRILESARSEALVLGYNALCGGLEFDNDAHLLPIGEGLLVRRAATQHRRRTEKGGRWVVTVDKFTGEEHVFRVRSKGKFCKSN from the exons ATGGCTGTCTGGTCTGCTGAAAATGCTACTAACGCTTATCTCAGAGCAATAAAAATG GGAGAGAGAAACAAGGAGCCAGACACGGCGGAGTTCATCTCCGCCCTGGTGGCCGGCACCAGTGCTCGCCTCATGGTGGTTGCATGCTCGGGCGCCGCCGACTGCACCACCTTAGCCCTGGTGGCTGCGGCCTACCAAACTGGGGGCCAGGTGGTGTGCATTGTCGGCGGCGCCAGTGAGGTGCAACAGTCGAGGCGAGCGTTGGGAGAAAGCGGAGCGGATGTGAAGTTCGTTGTGGGGAGTGCGGAGTTACTATTGGCGGGTGAGTACAGAGAAGCGGACTGCGTGGTAGTGGATTGCAGGATCAGAAACTGCCAGAGGATTCTAGAAAGTGCGAGAAGCGAGGCGTTGGTTTTGGGGTACAATGCTTTGTGCGGAGGCTTGGAGTTTGATAATGATGCGCATTTGCTACCAATAGGGGAAGGGCTGCTCGTGAGGAGGGCGGCGACGCAGCATCGTCGCCGGACGGAGAAGGGCGGCCGGTGGGTTGTGACGGTGGATAAGTTCACTGGTGAAGAGCATGTTTTTAGGGTTCGGAGTAAAGGCAAGTTTTGCAAGAGTAATTAA